The following proteins come from a genomic window of Methanosarcina sp. MTP4:
- a CDS encoding amino acid-binding protein yields MRVSMDIELKDVPGQMLLALQPLSECRANLITVLHHHQKLTPRKTVPVQLVLETRPENIAAIKARLEENGIKVVRVGEHRFRESINVVLIGHVVHTGIQDTIDEIDKTGFAEVADLTLSMPGIDMLSSALIKINALGKEEIQKSLNILKEVSAKKDLLMVLPIDVQA; encoded by the coding sequence ATGCGAGTTTCCATGGACATTGAATTAAAGGATGTGCCCGGGCAGATGCTTTTAGCCCTTCAGCCTCTGTCAGAATGCAGGGCTAACCTGATAACTGTTCTGCACCACCACCAGAAGCTTACCCCCCGAAAAACGGTTCCTGTGCAGCTCGTACTCGAGACCAGACCCGAAAATATCGCAGCCATCAAGGCAAGGCTCGAAGAGAACGGAATCAAAGTCGTAAGGGTCGGTGAGCACCGTTTCAGGGAAAGTATTAACGTGGTCCTGATAGGGCACGTAGTCCATACCGGGATTCAGGATACCATTGATGAAATAGACAAGACCGGATTTGCCGAGGTTGCGGACCTTACCCTTTCCATGCCAGGTATTGATATGCTTTCTTCAGCTCTCATAAAAATCAATGCCCTGGGGAAAGAAGAAATCCAGAAGTCACTTAACATCCTGAAAGAAGTATCAGCAAAGAAAGACCTGCTGATGGTCCTGCCAATAGACGTCCAGGCTTGA
- a CDS encoding phasin family protein, whose amino-acid sequence MKNSIRKLGLIGAGLCAMTEEKIDALVKDLVDKGDINKEEGKKLVLDMLEESKKQKTDLEKKISEKIQETISKTDFISRKDMQELEARIETLEEEVRKMKNKEKMFFK is encoded by the coding sequence ATGAAAAACTCCATTAGAAAACTGGGGCTCATAGGGGCCGGCCTCTGTGCAATGACCGAAGAAAAGATCGATGCACTCGTAAAGGATCTGGTCGATAAAGGGGACATAAATAAGGAAGAAGGCAAAAAACTGGTTCTGGATATGCTCGAGGAGAGCAAGAAACAGAAAACCGATCTTGAGAAGAAAATTTCAGAAAAAATCCAGGAAACAATCTCAAAAACCGATTTCATTTCCAGAAAAGACATGCAGGAACTTGAAGCCAGAATCGAGACCCTGGAAGAAGAAGTCAGGAAAATGAAAAATAAAGAAAAGATGTTTTTCAAGTGA
- a CDS encoding heavy metal translocating P-type ATPase — MDFRIKVYGMTCGHCQKRVAEAISSLEGVEFAEVDLKTGEAEGSFNPEKVSLDDIKEAVRKAGYETEQKESLMVTTEEVPETTEEEVPETVEEELTATVPELPEEKVTPEEEVKAGGEAEAEKEGEVSRGAGTGEEGENEPSPKTIPGAPPKEITLRVSGMTCAACAANIERVLKKKEGVKSAAVNLPLEKASVSFEPSRISPKEIEEAIESIGYGVEKDTATLDLQGMTCSACAANIEKVLNKTEGVISASANFPLEKAVVEFDSSQVSVREMIAAVESIGYRASVKVETAEYEDREREFREAEIRKQKNNLLIALALGIPIFFGNMRMMFPFFSFVPAFLSDPIVLFVLATLVLLFPGRQFFVGTFKGFKHGVTDMNLLIAAGTGSAYLISVASTFLDLGPGYDSTYYDTVSFLIIFIVLGRYLEARARGKTSEAIRKLMGLRAKTSRILVEGEEKEVPVEEVVVGDIVVVRPGEKIPVDGVVTEGNSAVDESMLTGESIPVEKGTGDMVIGATLNKTGTFKFRATKVGADTALAQIIKLVESAQTMKAPIQRVADVFAGNFIVAVHIIALLAFFFWFFIGYWRYGVGESGSLQGISPFLFSLLIAITVLVISCPCAVGLATPAAIMVGTGKGAENGILIKGGEALERAHKLDTIVFDKTGTLTEGTPKLTDVLPASGREENEVLFVAATAEKGSEHPLGEAVVKGTEKQDIKPGNAADFKSIPGKGVEAYFEGKRVLLGTRKLMEENGISFRELEADMSKLEENGKTAMLIALETEALGLVAVADTLKESSKDAVQILRKMGIEVVMITGDNASTANAIAAQVGIERVLAEVLPEAKAGEVKELQEEGKLVGMVGDGINDAPALIQADVGIAMGAGTDVAMESAEIVLIKNDIMDVVAALRLSRLTIRKIKQNLLWAFGYNALGIPIAAGILYPFVERILISPELAAAFMALSSVSVTTNSLLMKRSKIK, encoded by the coding sequence ATGGATTTCAGGATAAAGGTCTACGGCATGACCTGCGGTCATTGCCAGAAAAGGGTAGCTGAGGCCATCTCCTCGCTGGAGGGGGTAGAATTCGCGGAGGTAGATCTCAAAACAGGAGAGGCCGAAGGCAGCTTTAATCCCGAAAAAGTGAGCCTGGATGATATAAAGGAAGCTGTTCGTAAAGCAGGATATGAAACTGAACAAAAAGAATCCTTAATGGTTACTACCGAAGAGGTCCCTGAAACAACTGAAGAAGAAGTTCCTGAAACAGTGGAAGAAGAGCTTACGGCAACTGTACCTGAACTTCCTGAGGAGAAAGTCACTCCCGAAGAAGAGGTTAAGGCCGGCGGGGAAGCGGAGGCCGAAAAGGAAGGAGAGGTTTCCAGGGGAGCAGGGACTGGAGAGGAAGGAGAGAATGAACCATCCCCTAAAACCATTCCTGGAGCCCCCCCTAAAGAGATCACCCTTCGGGTTTCGGGCATGACCTGCGCTGCCTGTGCGGCAAATATCGAGAGGGTTCTGAAAAAGAAGGAAGGCGTGAAATCCGCAGCCGTAAATCTTCCGCTCGAAAAAGCCAGTGTGAGTTTTGAACCGTCCCGGATATCTCCGAAAGAAATAGAGGAAGCCATCGAGTCAATCGGGTACGGGGTAGAAAAGGATACCGCTACTCTGGATCTGCAGGGCATGACCTGTTCGGCCTGCGCTGCAAACATCGAAAAGGTCCTGAACAAAACCGAAGGGGTAATTTCGGCTTCGGCAAATTTCCCGCTGGAAAAAGCTGTTGTGGAATTCGATTCTTCCCAGGTCTCGGTCCGGGAAATGATTGCAGCTGTCGAGAGCATTGGCTACAGGGCTTCTGTAAAGGTCGAAACCGCGGAATATGAGGATAGGGAACGGGAGTTTCGGGAAGCTGAGATCCGTAAGCAAAAGAATAACCTGCTCATTGCCCTGGCTCTGGGGATACCCATCTTTTTTGGAAACATGAGGATGATGTTTCCTTTTTTTTCCTTCGTTCCCGCCTTTCTTTCTGACCCGATTGTGTTATTTGTGCTGGCAACCCTGGTCCTCCTCTTTCCGGGGAGGCAGTTTTTCGTAGGGACTTTCAAGGGTTTCAAGCACGGCGTAACCGATATGAACCTCCTGATCGCCGCAGGTACAGGATCAGCTTACCTGATAAGCGTGGCCTCGACTTTCCTTGACCTGGGACCCGGCTACGACAGTACTTACTACGACACGGTTTCTTTCCTGATTATTTTCATTGTCCTTGGCCGCTACCTGGAAGCCAGGGCAAGGGGGAAGACTTCGGAAGCCATCAGGAAACTGATGGGGCTAAGGGCAAAGACTTCCCGGATCCTGGTTGAAGGAGAAGAAAAGGAGGTCCCCGTTGAAGAGGTGGTCGTAGGGGACATTGTGGTGGTCCGTCCCGGCGAAAAGATCCCTGTGGACGGGGTTGTTACGGAAGGAAACTCGGCGGTGGACGAGTCCATGCTGACCGGGGAGAGCATTCCCGTGGAGAAGGGAACAGGCGACATGGTTATCGGGGCTACCCTGAACAAGACCGGGACTTTTAAGTTCAGGGCCACGAAAGTCGGGGCAGACACTGCCCTTGCCCAGATCATCAAGCTCGTGGAAAGCGCCCAGACCATGAAAGCACCCATCCAGCGGGTTGCCGATGTCTTTGCCGGAAATTTTATCGTAGCTGTACACATAATTGCCCTGCTTGCGTTTTTCTTCTGGTTCTTTATAGGATACTGGCGCTACGGCGTGGGCGAGTCCGGTTCCCTCCAGGGAATTAGCCCTTTCCTTTTTTCCCTGCTGATAGCAATCACCGTCCTTGTAATTTCCTGCCCCTGTGCCGTGGGCCTGGCAACCCCTGCAGCGATCATGGTAGGCACGGGCAAAGGTGCGGAAAACGGGATACTGATCAAGGGAGGGGAAGCCCTTGAGAGGGCACACAAGCTTGATACGATCGTTTTTGACAAGACAGGGACCCTTACCGAAGGAACCCCGAAACTTACGGACGTCCTGCCGGCCTCCGGCAGGGAGGAAAATGAGGTGCTTTTCGTTGCAGCAACGGCTGAAAAAGGATCAGAACACCCTCTTGGAGAAGCGGTGGTCAAAGGGACTGAGAAGCAGGATATAAAGCCCGGGAATGCAGCGGATTTCAAATCGATTCCCGGCAAAGGGGTGGAAGCCTACTTCGAAGGAAAAAGGGTTCTCCTGGGCACCCGGAAGCTGATGGAAGAAAACGGGATTTCTTTCAGGGAACTTGAAGCCGATATGAGTAAGCTTGAGGAAAACGGAAAGACGGCAATGCTCATTGCCCTTGAAACCGAAGCCCTGGGACTGGTTGCCGTAGCTGATACCCTTAAAGAGAGTTCGAAAGACGCGGTTCAGATTCTCCGGAAAATGGGAATCGAAGTTGTGATGATAACCGGAGACAATGCCTCAACCGCAAATGCCATTGCAGCTCAGGTCGGGATTGAGAGGGTGCTTGCCGAAGTGCTGCCCGAAGCCAAGGCGGGAGAAGTCAAGGAACTTCAGGAAGAAGGCAAACTCGTAGGAATGGTGGGCGACGGGATAAATGACGCTCCTGCCCTGATCCAGGCCGACGTGGGGATCGCCATGGGCGCGGGAACTGATGTGGCCATGGAATCCGCCGAAATCGTGCTGATCAAGAACGACATCATGGACGTGGTCGCCGCCCTTCGCCTGAGCCGTCTGACCATCCGCAAGATCAAGCAGAACCTGCTCTGGGCTTTCGGATACAATGCCCTTGGCATCCCCATAGCTGCAGGAATTCTCTATCCTTTTGTAGAGCGCATCCTGATCTCCCCGGAACTTGCAGCAGCGTTCATGGCCCTTAGTTCGGTTTCAGTGACCACCAATTCGTTGCTCATGAAAAGAAGTAAGATTAAATAA
- a CDS encoding heavy-metal-associated domain-containing protein, which translates to MDDMVCRYCKNMVSRLVSSINGVSRVNVNVPDRTVNVTYDSKKTDEYVIKMTLLEAGYRL; encoded by the coding sequence GTGGATGACATGGTCTGCAGGTACTGCAAGAACATGGTCTCCAGACTTGTTAGCTCTATCAACGGAGTTTCTCGTGTAAACGTAAACGTTCCGGACAGGACTGTAAATGTGACCTACGACAGCAAGAAAACCGATGAATACGTCATAAAAATGACCCTGCTCGAAGCCGGGTACAGGCTTTAA
- a CDS encoding heavy-metal-associated domain-containing protein: MNITQETIRIEGMSCGHCVMTVKKAIESLEGVKEANVSLEDKKAVVEYDEKKVKLEDIRAAVKEAGYEPV, from the coding sequence TTGAACATTACTCAGGAAACCATAAGAATTGAAGGCATGTCCTGCGGACACTGCGTCATGACCGTCAAAAAAGCAATTGAATCCTTGGAAGGCGTAAAGGAAGCAAATGTGAGTCTGGAAGATAAAAAGGCAGTTGTTGAATACGACGAAAAAAAGGTCAAGCTTGAGGATATCAGGGCTGCGGTAAAGGAAGCAGGGTATGAACCTGTATGA
- a CDS encoding heavy-metal-associated domain-containing protein encodes MQETIKIENIECDHCVMRVGRAIAAVKGVTEVDVNLEKKEAVIDFEENETNLGEIKAAIRDAGYEPG; translated from the coding sequence GTGCAGGAAACTATAAAAATAGAAAATATAGAGTGCGATCACTGCGTCATGCGGGTCGGAAGAGCTATCGCTGCCGTTAAAGGGGTAACGGAAGTCGATGTAAACCTTGAGAAAAAAGAAGCGGTTATAGATTTTGAAGAGAATGAAACCAATCTGGGAGAGATCAAGGCTGCAATCAGGGATGCCGGGTATGAGCCCGGGTGA
- a CDS encoding AarF/ABC1/UbiB kinase family protein, with product MLGKTKRYLQVTRVILKYNLLLGLYRDLHAGYISTPQCTCTYDLENRDTAVKLRKAFEELGPTFIKMGQTMSKRPDLVPPTYVVEMMNLQDKVRPLSFEEMTDSLDLACICEYDPPALRKKKKSREEMEASGKRKSQAFIEIFDEFDTTPIASGSIAQVYKGVLDGESVAVKILRPNLIDNINTDLSIIDDFKPIVKRVLGIGKNFDIDAFLEEIRDMLTREVDLRIEAMNMRRFEDNFKNEKKVSVPKIYPDYCSANVLTMEFIEGVQIKDVFDMDVPGSKKSEYTRIITRSYLKQVYIDGFYHADPHGGNMLVREDDTIAVIDFGAVGSIDDELKRNMLEFYYAVNNRDVEGATEGFLKIGKAKPGDVDLRRLKKDMDDLIASQNYGLEGRQSDNYAKLGMKYDIKLPGEFSTLQRAILLIEGVCLELDPRYKIQTIAIPVLMDAYKKLSTPKRAALHLELSTEPGDEKAEIRAAVRELADRVGDMGDRLLEVQEKEKKGRGFSKEFYVAVLLILSTYILLSGGAFAWVGAAGFAGALLIWLLALLRTS from the coding sequence ATGCTGGGGAAAACAAAGCGCTATCTTCAGGTTACACGAGTCATTTTGAAGTACAACCTGCTGCTCGGACTTTACAGGGACCTTCACGCCGGTTATATTTCAACCCCTCAATGTACCTGTACCTATGACCTGGAGAACCGGGACACGGCTGTAAAGCTCAGGAAGGCGTTTGAGGAGCTGGGCCCTACTTTTATCAAGATGGGGCAGACCATGAGCAAGCGTCCGGACCTTGTGCCGCCGACCTATGTCGTGGAGATGATGAACCTTCAGGATAAGGTTAGACCCCTTTCTTTTGAGGAGATGACGGATTCCCTGGACCTTGCCTGCATCTGCGAGTACGACCCTCCTGCGCTGCGGAAAAAGAAAAAGAGCCGGGAAGAAATGGAGGCTTCCGGGAAGAGGAAGAGCCAGGCTTTCATTGAAATTTTTGATGAGTTTGATACTACGCCCATTGCAAGCGGCTCCATTGCCCAGGTATATAAGGGAGTTCTGGACGGGGAGTCCGTGGCTGTTAAAATTCTTCGTCCGAACCTTATTGACAACATAAATACGGACCTTTCCATTATTGACGATTTCAAGCCCATCGTAAAGAGAGTGCTAGGAATCGGGAAGAACTTTGACATAGACGCATTTCTTGAAGAAATCCGGGATATGCTTACGCGGGAAGTTGACCTCAGGATCGAAGCCATGAACATGCGGCGTTTCGAGGACAATTTCAAAAATGAGAAAAAAGTCTCGGTACCTAAAATCTATCCTGATTACTGCTCTGCAAATGTCCTGACCATGGAGTTCATCGAAGGGGTCCAGATAAAAGACGTCTTTGACATGGACGTGCCCGGGTCGAAAAAATCCGAGTATACAAGAATAATAACACGGAGCTACCTCAAACAGGTCTACATCGACGGCTTCTACCACGCAGACCCCCATGGGGGAAACATGCTTGTCCGGGAGGATGACACTATTGCAGTTATCGATTTCGGGGCAGTCGGGAGCATTGATGACGAACTCAAGCGGAACATGCTGGAGTTTTACTACGCGGTCAACAACCGGGACGTGGAAGGGGCTACCGAAGGCTTCCTGAAAATCGGGAAAGCAAAGCCAGGAGACGTGGATCTCCGGAGGCTCAAGAAGGACATGGATGACCTTATCGCAAGCCAGAACTACGGGCTTGAGGGCAGACAGAGCGACAACTACGCAAAACTCGGGATGAAATACGACATCAAGCTTCCCGGGGAGTTTTCAACCCTCCAGCGGGCAATCCTCCTGATTGAAGGGGTCTGCCTGGAACTCGACCCCCGCTATAAAATCCAGACAATCGCGATTCCGGTCCTTATGGACGCCTACAAGAAACTAAGCACTCCGAAGAGAGCTGCCCTCCATCTCGAACTTTCAACCGAGCCCGGGGACGAAAAGGCTGAAATCAGGGCTGCTGTCCGGGAACTGGCTGACAGGGTGGGAGATATGGGGGACCGGCTTCTGGAAGTGCAGGAGAAAGAAAAAAAAGGTAGGGGCTTTTCGAAAGAATTCTACGTTGCGGTCCTGCTTATCCTTTCCACCTATATCCTGCTGAGTGGAGGGGCTTTTGCCTGGGTGGGAGCAGCCGGGTTTGCGGGAGCGCTTTTAATCTGGCTGCTGGCACTTCTCAGGACCTCCTGA
- a CDS encoding class I SAM-dependent methyltransferase: MSVVAKYNKLSAVYDLMESPMESFFYSKWRKEALSGLRGMVLEVGVGTGKNLKYYSEECSVIGIDNSEGMLEKAREKAEGLKNVTLLLMDAEHLEFPDNSFDYVITTFVLCSIPDPIKALKEMHRVLKPDGEMINLEHMRSNNPLIAAYEDFINPISALTGINVNRRTVENIGKAGFKIKDVKNLAFKDVFRKIRSKP; this comes from the coding sequence ATGTCCGTAGTTGCAAAGTACAACAAATTGTCAGCAGTCTACGATTTAATGGAATCCCCTATGGAATCATTTTTTTACAGCAAATGGCGAAAAGAAGCTCTTTCGGGCTTAAGGGGAATGGTCCTGGAAGTAGGGGTAGGAACCGGAAAGAACCTGAAATACTACTCTGAAGAATGCTCGGTCATAGGCATCGACAACAGCGAAGGGATGCTCGAAAAAGCCAGGGAAAAAGCCGAAGGCTTGAAAAACGTGACCCTGCTTTTGATGGACGCCGAACATCTGGAATTCCCGGACAACAGTTTTGACTACGTGATAACGACCTTTGTCCTCTGCTCGATCCCGGACCCCATAAAAGCCCTGAAGGAAATGCACAGGGTCCTGAAACCCGACGGCGAAATGATCAACCTGGAACATATGAGGAGCAATAACCCTTTGATTGCTGCCTATGAAGATTTCATCAACCCGATTTCTGCCCTGACAGGCATTAATGTGAACCGGAGGACCGTTGAAAATATAGGAAAGGCAGGGTTTAAGATTAAGGATGTAAAAAACCTGGCTTTCAAGGACGTGTTCCGGAAGATCAGATCGAAACCTTGA
- the argH gene encoding argininosuccinate lyase — protein sequence MSNILRRGRLEAAPDEEILRYTSSMEADRWIFDADIAVDLAHTVMLKEQGIIEAEDCGKILDGLLKIREEGMEKLDFSYEDIHISLESRLIDMVGEDVGGRMHSGRSRNDEVATCIRLTLREELLGLLEELLALRKTFLALAEEHANTLMPGFTHLQHAQPTTLAHHLCAHEAAFGRDFDRVLDAFSRVNLCPLGAAAFASTGFDLNRKRTQELLGFAGMLENSMDAVSSRDFLIECASVFANLMINMSRMAEELVVWSSSEFNFIELDDTYASTSSIMPQKKNPDTAELMRGKTGVAVGALMTLLSICKALPLSYNRDLQEATPNIWRSVETVRASVRVMEGMVRTMKVRPEVLEAQAVTGFTTATELADTFVRETGIPFRTAHQLVGVLAREEETPTLEKIDSVAEVVLGESLSGRGLTEKMVLEALDPVSNIERRKVTGGPAPEEMERYLSKRNSETEFNSQEIITLKDSIDSAFEALLGVVEEYRKG from the coding sequence ATGAGTAATATTTTACGTAGAGGCAGGTTAGAAGCAGCCCCGGATGAGGAAATTTTGCGCTACACCTCTTCCATGGAAGCTGACAGGTGGATTTTTGATGCTGATATCGCGGTGGACCTTGCCCATACCGTGATGCTGAAGGAGCAGGGGATCATTGAGGCCGAGGACTGCGGCAAAATCCTGGACGGGCTTTTGAAGATAAGGGAAGAGGGCATGGAAAAGCTTGATTTCAGTTATGAGGACATCCACATCTCCCTTGAATCCAGGCTAATCGACATGGTGGGAGAAGACGTGGGAGGCAGGATGCACTCCGGGCGTTCCCGGAATGACGAAGTTGCGACCTGTATCAGGTTGACTCTCAGGGAAGAACTGCTGGGCCTGCTCGAGGAGCTGCTTGCCCTCAGGAAGACTTTCCTTGCCCTTGCCGAAGAGCATGCAAACACCCTCATGCCCGGCTTTACCCACCTGCAGCACGCCCAGCCGACGACCCTCGCCCACCATTTATGTGCCCATGAAGCAGCTTTCGGGAGGGACTTTGACCGGGTGCTTGACGCCTTTTCCAGGGTCAACCTCTGCCCCCTGGGGGCTGCGGCTTTCGCATCCACGGGCTTTGACCTCAACCGGAAGCGGACCCAGGAACTCCTGGGCTTTGCCGGCATGCTGGAAAATTCCATGGATGCTGTGAGCAGCAGGGACTTCCTAATCGAGTGCGCCTCCGTGTTTGCAAACCTCATGATCAACATGAGCAGGATGGCCGAGGAACTGGTGGTCTGGTCTTCTTCCGAATTCAACTTTATCGAGCTGGACGACACCTACGCTTCCACCTCCTCTATCATGCCCCAGAAAAAAAACCCGGACACCGCCGAACTCATGCGCGGGAAAACAGGCGTGGCGGTCGGGGCTCTCATGACCCTGCTCTCGATCTGCAAGGCCCTTCCCCTAAGCTACAACCGGGACCTGCAGGAAGCTACCCCGAACATCTGGCGCTCCGTGGAAACCGTAAGGGCGTCAGTCAGGGTAATGGAAGGTATGGTCAGGACCATGAAAGTCCGCCCCGAAGTGCTTGAAGCCCAGGCGGTCACAGGGTTTACCACCGCCACCGAGCTTGCGGACACCTTTGTCCGGGAAACCGGAATTCCCTTCAGGACCGCCCACCAGCTTGTAGGGGTTCTGGCAAGGGAAGAGGAAACTCCCACCCTGGAAAAGATAGACTCCGTGGCCGAAGTCGTGCTAGGGGAGTCCCTTTCGGGCAGGGGATTGACGGAAAAAATGGTACTTGAAGCCCTTGACCCGGTATCGAATATCGAGCGTCGGAAAGTAACCGGAGGCCCGGCCCCCGAAGAAATGGAACGCTACCTTTCAAAAAGAAATTCCGAAACCGAGTTCAATTCCCAAGAAATCATAACCCTGAAAGACTCCATAGACTCAGCTTTTGAAGCTCTTCTGGGCGTGGTGGAAGAGTACAGGAAAGGTTGA
- the gatD gene encoding Glu-tRNA(Gln) amidotransferase subunit GatD, whose amino-acid sequence MEFKQGDWVRIEKNGSVYEGKVMPSMEGYITIKMKSGYNAGFCRDEVRVTLLESEKEKEAGAGTKEAKPGPEAAASGQGKLPKVAILSTGGTIASKIDYRTGAVTSQFTADDILSAIPELKEIADFKGRVISSILSENMDQASWENLAKAAVEEIKAGAEGIIVTHGTDTMMYSAAALSFMIDTPVPIVFVGSQRSADRPSSDNAMNAICAACVAVSDIAEVSVVMHGTTSEDYCEIHRGTKVRKMHSSRRDAFKSVNSLPIGTVDYETREIKTLIDYTKRGEKSLQFKPGMEPKCALVKFTPGANPEILDHYINAGYKGLVIEGTGLGHVSTKWVPYIQKAVAAKMPVIITTQCLSGRICDRVYDTGRDILKAGAIEGEDTLPETALVKMMWALGQTDDFETAVEILRLNLSGEVTACTLG is encoded by the coding sequence ATGGAATTCAAACAGGGCGACTGGGTACGCATAGAAAAGAACGGCAGCGTGTACGAAGGCAAGGTCATGCCTTCCATGGAAGGGTACATTACAATTAAGATGAAAAGCGGCTATAATGCGGGCTTTTGCAGGGATGAAGTCCGGGTTACCCTTCTGGAGAGCGAAAAGGAAAAAGAGGCTGGGGCCGGAACAAAAGAAGCAAAGCCCGGGCCAGAAGCAGCAGCCTCCGGACAGGGAAAACTCCCAAAGGTAGCGATCCTCTCCACTGGCGGGACCATTGCAAGCAAGATCGACTATCGGACAGGGGCTGTTACTTCCCAGTTTACCGCCGATGACATCCTTTCCGCAATTCCCGAACTCAAGGAAATTGCCGATTTCAAGGGCAGGGTAATCTCAAGTATCCTTTCCGAGAACATGGACCAGGCATCCTGGGAAAACCTTGCAAAGGCCGCTGTGGAAGAAATCAAAGCTGGTGCCGAAGGGATCATTGTGACCCATGGGACGGACACCATGATGTACTCGGCAGCCGCCCTTTCCTTCATGATCGATACCCCGGTCCCAATCGTTTTCGTGGGTTCCCAGAGAAGTGCCGACCGTCCCAGCAGTGACAACGCCATGAACGCCATCTGCGCAGCCTGCGTTGCGGTAAGCGACATTGCCGAAGTCTCGGTGGTCATGCACGGTACGACTTCGGAAGACTACTGTGAGATTCACCGCGGCACAAAAGTAAGGAAAATGCACAGCTCCCGCAGGGACGCCTTCAAGTCCGTAAACTCCCTGCCCATAGGGACAGTCGACTACGAGACCAGGGAAATCAAAACCCTTATTGACTATACGAAGCGCGGAGAAAAAAGCCTGCAGTTCAAGCCTGGCATGGAACCTAAATGTGCCCTTGTAAAGTTCACTCCCGGTGCTAACCCGGAAATCCTCGACCATTACATAAATGCAGGCTATAAAGGTCTGGTAATCGAAGGGACAGGGCTTGGGCATGTCTCCACAAAGTGGGTCCCCTATATCCAGAAAGCAGTGGCAGCAAAAATGCCCGTGATAATCACAACCCAGTGCCTGAGTGGCCGGATATGCGACCGCGTCTATGATACGGGCCGAGATATCCTGAAAGCAGGTGCAATCGAAGGTGAAGACACCCTTCCCGAAACTGCTCTGGTAAAAATGATGTGGGCGCTCGGGCAGACCGATGACTTCGAAACAGCTGTCGAGATACTGAGACTCAATCTAAGCGGGGAAGTTACGGCTTGCACGCTGGGATAA
- a CDS encoding energy-coupling factor ABC transporter ATP-binding protein yields the protein MNVAVSVENLNYAYPRNKKALENVNLEVFEGEKVAVIGPNGAGKTTFFLHLNGTIKSPEKNVKIFGKSIGDMAITERIREVGIVFADPDDQLFMPTVFDDIAFGPTNMGLSREEVEKRVKYAIECVGLEGLENRVPHHLSCGQKKKVALAAVIAMHPRVIVLDEPTANLDPKSRSDLIRVINELNEKEGITVIIAMHDVNVLAEIADRVYVLNREIVAEGSPREIFSDFNLLRENKLDAPDVFKLFKVLSCFGYNCDNLPLCIDEAVNEVINSIERDGHIHLHMHEHTHSAVKEIMNNYSSVWM from the coding sequence ATGAATGTCGCAGTATCCGTTGAAAACCTGAACTATGCCTATCCCAGGAATAAAAAAGCCCTGGAAAACGTGAATCTCGAAGTCTTCGAAGGGGAAAAGGTTGCAGTCATAGGCCCTAACGGGGCCGGAAAGACAACTTTTTTCCTGCACCTGAACGGGACAATCAAAAGCCCTGAAAAGAACGTGAAAATATTCGGGAAGAGCATAGGGGACATGGCAATTACGGAGCGGATCCGGGAAGTGGGGATAGTCTTCGCGGATCCTGACGACCAGCTCTTCATGCCAACCGTCTTCGACGACATTGCCTTTGGCCCTACCAACATGGGCCTTTCACGCGAGGAAGTTGAAAAGAGGGTGAAATACGCAATCGAATGTGTCGGGCTCGAAGGCCTGGAAAACCGCGTCCCTCACCACCTCAGCTGCGGGCAGAAAAAGAAAGTCGCCCTGGCCGCGGTAATCGCAATGCATCCCAGGGTAATTGTCCTTGACGAGCCCACTGCAAACCTGGACCCTAAGAGCCGTTCCGACCTTATCAGGGTCATAAACGAACTGAATGAAAAAGAGGGAATCACCGTCATCATCGCAATGCACGATGTAAACGTGCTTGCCGAAATCGCAGACCGTGTCTACGTCCTGAACAGGGAAATCGTCGCCGAGGGAAGCCCACGCGAAATCTTCTCGGACTTCAACCTCCTCAGGGAAAACAAACTGGACGCCCCGGACGTTTTCAAGCTATTCAAGGTCCTGAGCTGCTTCGGCTACAACTGCGACAACTTGCCTTTATGCATTGACGAAGCCGTAAACGAAGTTATTAATTCAATCGAAAGGGACGGCCACATCCACCTGCATATGCACGAACATACCCATAGCGCAGTGAAAGAGATTATGAATAACTATTCCAGTGTGTGGATGTGA